The Candidatus Equadaptatus faecalis genome has a segment encoding these proteins:
- a CDS encoding UMP kinase, giving the protein MTVKYKRVLLKLSGEVLGGGSFGLDYDSVSAICEQIAEVSKAGIEIAIVVGGGNIIRGAQTVNIERAQADYMGMLGTVINALALQDNLQKFGAPTRVQSAIEMRQVAEPVIRLRAVRHLEKGRIVIFAAGTGSPYFSTDTTAALRASEIKADCVIKATKVDGIYDKDPAKYADAKKLPKLTYADALSMRLQVMDAAAFALCQDNNIPIVVFDMQKKGNLKKLLLDGENIGSVVAQNA; this is encoded by the coding sequence ATGACTGTCAAATACAAAAGAGTTTTGCTGAAGCTTTCAGGGGAAGTCCTCGGCGGCGGAAGCTTCGGACTTGATTACGATTCGGTCAGCGCAATTTGCGAACAGATTGCAGAGGTTTCCAAAGCAGGGATAGAAATAGCGATTGTTGTCGGAGGCGGAAACATTATCCGCGGGGCACAGACGGTTAATATTGAACGCGCCCAGGCAGATTATATGGGTATGCTCGGAACTGTTATAAATGCGCTGGCATTGCAGGATAACCTGCAGAAATTCGGTGCTCCGACGCGTGTTCAGTCGGCTATAGAAATGAGACAGGTTGCGGAGCCCGTGATAAGACTTCGCGCAGTACGCCACCTTGAAAAAGGGCGCATTGTGATTTTCGCGGCGGGAACGGGTTCTCCCTATTTTTCAACCGATACGACCGCGGCTCTCCGCGCCTCGGAAATTAAGGCTGACTGCGTAATTAAGGCGACAAAGGTTGACGGAATTTACGACAAAGATCCGGCAAAATACGCCGATGCCAAAAAACTTCCGAAGCTTACTTATGCGGACGCGCTCAGCATGAGACTTCAGGTTATGGACGCAGCGGCATTTGCGCTCTGCCAGGACAACAACATTCCCATCGTTGTCTTTGATATGCAGAAAAAAGGCAATTTGAAAAAACTTTTGCTTGACGGAGAAAATATAGGTTCTGTAGTAGCACAAAACGCCTGA
- the tsf gene encoding translation elongation factor Ts, producing MADITAKMVMELRERTQVGMMDCKKALLECEGDMQKAIDFLREKGIAKAAKKAERDAKEGRVFTYIHSNAKLGVLLELDCETDFVANTEQFQTLGHELAMQIAAANPAYISSEEVPAEIIDHEREVIKAQAREEKKPEAMLDKIADGRIAKYYEENCLLNQKSIRDSSVKINDMIIETIAKLGENIKVKRFARFTIGA from the coding sequence ATGGCAGACATTACAGCAAAAATGGTTATGGAACTTCGCGAAAGAACACAGGTCGGTATGATGGACTGCAAAAAAGCCCTTCTCGAATGTGAAGGCGACATGCAGAAAGCCATCGACTTCCTCCGCGAAAAAGGCATTGCCAAAGCAGCCAAAAAGGCTGAAAGAGACGCAAAAGAAGGAAGAGTCTTCACCTATATTCACAGCAACGCGAAGCTCGGCGTTCTTCTTGAACTTGACTGCGAAACAGACTTCGTTGCCAATACGGAGCAGTTCCAGACTCTCGGACATGAACTTGCAATGCAGATAGCTGCGGCAAATCCGGCATATATTTCATCAGAAGAAGTCCCTGCCGAAATCATTGACCATGAAAGAGAAGTCATTAAAGCCCAGGCGCGCGAAGAAAAGAAACCTGAAGCCATGCTCGACAAGATTGCAGACGGCCGCATCGCAAAATACTACGAAGAAAACTGCCTGCTCAATCAGAAATCAATCCGCGATTCAAGCGTTAAAATCAACGATATGATTATCGAAACGATTGCAAAGCTCGGCGAAAACATCAAGGTAAAACGTTTCGCACGTTTCACGATCGGAGCCTAA
- the rpsB gene encoding 30S ribosomal protein S2 — MGVVSMKQLLECGVHFGHQTRRWNPKMKPFIFTERNGIYIIDLQKTVRGLEKAYDFVREVAKNDGNILFVGTKRQAQDPVRDSALKAGQFYINQRWLGGLLTNFATVRRRVLRMIELQKMEEDGSINKYPKKEIVQMRKVRDKLEKYLIGVKDMKAIPDAIFVIDPHRETIAVDEAKKLGIPVVAVIDTNCNPDPIDYPIPGNDDAIRAIELIAGLMADAFIEGRQGEDAAPKEETAEAEAEVPAPEHLDITEDQE; from the coding sequence ATGGGTGTAGTAAGTATGAAACAGCTGCTTGAATGCGGAGTCCATTTCGGACACCAGACAAGACGCTGGAATCCGAAGATGAAACCGTTCATCTTCACGGAGCGCAACGGAATTTACATCATTGACCTGCAGAAAACGGTAAGAGGTCTCGAGAAAGCTTATGACTTCGTCCGCGAAGTTGCCAAAAACGACGGCAATATCCTTTTCGTCGGTACGAAACGCCAGGCTCAGGATCCTGTCCGCGATTCAGCTCTCAAAGCAGGACAGTTCTATATCAATCAGCGCTGGCTCGGCGGTCTTCTTACAAACTTTGCAACGGTACGCCGCCGCGTTCTCAGAATGATTGAGCTCCAGAAAATGGAAGAAGACGGCTCAATCAACAAATATCCGAAAAAAGAAATCGTTCAGATGCGTAAAGTCCGCGACAAACTTGAGAAATATCTCATCGGCGTCAAGGATATGAAAGCAATTCCTGATGCAATTTTTGTCATTGACCCGCACCGCGAAACGATCGCAGTCGACGAAGCCAAAAAACTCGGCATCCCCGTCGTTGCCGTTATCGACACAAACTGCAATCCTGATCCCATCGACTATCCGATTCCGGGCAACGATGACGCAATCCGCGCTATCGAACTTATCGCCGGACTTATGGCTGATGCCTTTATAGAAGGACGTCAGGGCGAAGACGCGGCACCGAAAGAGGAAACGGCAGAGGCAGAGGCAGAAGTCCCCGCGCCTGAGCATCTTGACATAACGGAAGATCAGGAATAG
- the tadA gene encoding tRNA adenosine(34) deaminase TadA, with amino-acid sequence MSSIEYMREALKEARKALEFDEIPVGALVVKDDEIIGRGFNRRDTDNSPFAHAELLAIQKAAEKLGSWRLDGCTLYVTLEPCPMCAGAIVQCRLKAVVYGADDPKAGAAGSLYNIPADPRFAHSCKVTGSILENECKALLRDFFKKRRDKQKKQD; translated from the coding sequence ATGAGCAGTATTGAATATATGCGGGAAGCTTTAAAAGAAGCCCGAAAAGCTCTCGAATTTGATGAAATACCAGTCGGGGCGCTCGTTGTAAAGGACGATGAGATAATAGGACGCGGCTTTAACCGCAGGGACACGGACAACTCGCCCTTTGCCCACGCCGAGCTGCTTGCAATTCAGAAGGCAGCGGAAAAGCTCGGAAGCTGGAGACTTGACGGCTGCACGCTGTACGTCACGCTTGAACCGTGTCCCATGTGCGCCGGAGCAATTGTGCAATGCAGGCTGAAAGCCGTAGTTTACGGAGCAGATGACCCAAAAGCAGGCGCCGCGGGCAGCCTTTACAACATTCCGGCAGATCCGCGCTTTGCGCACAGCTGCAAGGTTACCGGCAGCATTTTGGAAAACGAATGCAAGGCTCTCCTTAGGGATTTTTTCAAAAAACGCAGGGATAAGCAAAAGAAACAGGACTAA
- a CDS encoding endonuclease MutS2, whose protein sequence is MFADRNVLKHLEIEKILSLLASKSRSELGVSYALKLQPASDLDELQKRHRLFAEIENFRDSSGELPWNSGLAPVDGLLASALETGLLTGAELVKIRLLLKTALELRQTLLNSSTEYPSFELLAKYLRDFSEETEMLSVLDEDGKLYDSASPKLKSVREEMRLLREQIKAKSRAYLNDASLVSMLQERMLVLRNSRHAFLVRQDAINKFPGIAVDRSGSGNSVYMEPHSLVRLNNNFSDRRGVEQHEELKILRGLTEKLLARRKSIQTAEEVMGRVDFLYALSEIMRADSWHMPKLSEKTMFRFVQTRHPLLGRRAVPVDIECGDKFKTLVITGPNTGGKTVALKTAGVSVLLAWYGCPLPAAEGTVIGSFDRLSADIGDEQSIEQSLSTFSAHVKNITGIISSAGNKSLVLLDELGAGTDPDEGAALGIAILDWLLKNGALVLATTHHNPIKHYATSTPGIETASVEFDVETLSPTYRIIMGIPGQSNALLIASKLGMPQDIISRAETAISSREVSMEAIVSELHRKRSQLDRENSLLETNRKKAEALKLDYENKVRQLDEKREELLASADKKAQNIIRNAEDSARSLIKNLEAAESESAARRELEKKRSHFSKITVSAEKREEKKTAKKSVTAENRKLEEGDTVRLIGTNSEAAVLELRGKKALLQAGSAQLEVPLSKLEFVKKRSEKMQSSEVKIKVERPVNVPSSIMVRHMTVDEALPVVEQYLDRAYRAGYDTVTIIHGRGEGILRRAVQNLCKQIPYVAEHNLGGPHEGGYGVTVVKFAK, encoded by the coding sequence ATGTTTGCCGACCGCAACGTCCTGAAACATCTTGAAATAGAGAAAATATTGTCGCTGCTTGCTTCAAAATCAAGAAGCGAGCTTGGCGTTTCCTATGCCTTAAAGCTTCAGCCTGCGTCTGACCTTGATGAACTGCAAAAGCGTCACAGGCTGTTTGCCGAAATTGAAAATTTTCGCGACAGCAGCGGGGAACTGCCGTGGAATTCCGGTCTTGCGCCGGTTGACGGGCTGCTTGCCTCAGCGCTTGAAACAGGGCTGCTTACCGGAGCGGAGCTTGTAAAAATCAGGCTTCTGCTGAAAACGGCTCTCGAACTCCGCCAGACACTTTTAAACAGCAGCACGGAATATCCTTCTTTTGAGCTTCTTGCAAAATATCTGCGCGATTTCTCCGAAGAAACTGAAATGCTGTCCGTGCTTGACGAAGACGGCAAATTGTATGACTCCGCCTCTCCGAAACTTAAATCGGTGCGGGAGGAAATGCGTCTGCTTCGCGAGCAGATTAAGGCGAAAAGCAGAGCGTATCTTAACGATGCCTCGCTCGTATCCATGCTTCAGGAGCGTATGCTTGTGCTGCGCAATTCAAGGCATGCTTTTCTTGTCAGGCAGGACGCGATCAATAAATTTCCCGGCATAGCAGTTGACCGCTCAGGCTCCGGAAACAGTGTCTATATGGAACCGCACTCGCTTGTCAGGCTGAACAACAATTTCAGCGACAGACGCGGCGTTGAGCAGCACGAAGAGCTGAAAATACTTCGCGGGCTTACGGAGAAACTGCTTGCAAGACGCAAAAGTATTCAGACTGCCGAAGAAGTGATGGGCAGGGTGGATTTCCTTTACGCGCTTTCTGAAATAATGCGTGCAGACAGCTGGCACATGCCCAAACTGTCTGAAAAAACAATGTTCAGGTTCGTACAGACGAGGCACCCGCTGCTTGGCAGACGCGCCGTGCCTGTGGATATTGAATGCGGGGACAAATTTAAAACGCTGGTAATTACCGGACCGAATACCGGCGGCAAAACAGTTGCACTCAAAACTGCCGGAGTGTCCGTTCTGCTTGCGTGGTACGGCTGCCCGCTGCCTGCCGCGGAGGGCACGGTTATAGGCAGCTTTGACCGTCTGAGCGCAGACATTGGCGACGAACAGAGTATAGAGCAGTCTCTTTCAACCTTCAGCGCCCATGTCAAAAACATTACAGGAATTATATCTTCAGCCGGAAACAAATCGCTGGTTCTGCTTGACGAGTTGGGAGCAGGTACAGATCCCGACGAGGGAGCGGCGCTGGGTATAGCTATTCTTGACTGGCTTCTGAAAAACGGTGCTTTGGTACTGGCGACCACACATCACAATCCGATAAAACATTACGCCACGTCAACGCCCGGAATAGAAACGGCAAGCGTTGAATTTGACGTTGAAACGCTGTCTCCGACGTACAGAATAATTATGGGAATACCCGGTCAGAGCAACGCCCTGCTTATTGCCTCCAAACTCGGCATGCCGCAGGACATAATCAGCCGTGCCGAAACCGCGATAAGCAGCAGGGAAGTGTCTATGGAAGCCATCGTTTCCGAACTGCACAGAAAACGTTCGCAGCTTGACAGGGAAAACAGTCTGCTTGAAACGAACAGAAAGAAAGCCGAAGCCCTTAAGCTGGATTATGAAAACAAAGTCAGGCAGCTGGACGAGAAACGCGAAGAACTGCTTGCAAGCGCTGACAAAAAAGCGCAGAACATAATACGCAACGCGGAAGATTCCGCGCGTTCGCTGATAAAAAATCTTGAAGCGGCGGAGAGCGAGTCCGCGGCAAGGCGAGAGCTTGAGAAAAAACGCAGTCATTTCTCAAAAATCACTGTTTCCGCTGAAAAAAGAGAAGAGAAAAAAACGGCAAAAAAATCCGTAACGGCGGAAAACCGCAAACTTGAAGAGGGCGACACTGTTCGGCTGATAGGAACGAACAGCGAAGCGGCAGTACTGGAGCTTCGCGGCAAAAAGGCTCTGCTTCAGGCAGGTTCCGCACAGCTTGAGGTTCCGCTTTCAAAGCTGGAATTTGTGAAAAAACGCAGCGAGAAAATGCAGTCTTCGGAAGTTAAAATTAAGGTGGAACGTCCCGTAAACGTGCCGAGTTCGATTATGGTGCGGCATATGACGGTAGACGAAGCGCTTCCTGTTGTTGAGCAGTATCTTGACCGCGCGTACAGGGCAGGTTACGATACGGTGACGATAATACACGGCAGGGGGGAAGGAATACTCCGCCGTGCCGTTCAGAATTTATGCAAACAGATTCCTTACGTTGCGGAACACAATCTCGGAGGTCCGCACGAAGGCGGATACGGAGTTACGGTAGTTAAATTTGCAAAATAA
- a CDS encoding CvpA family protein, with the protein MFGFHPIDIFFALLAVWFTVRGCMRGFAGECISLAGFVLAFFLSFKYSASLASVFSSSAGINGCVAQLLAAVCIWLAVVLLAAVLRRLMKSILSAVKLGFLDTLLGVCSGIFKSVAVLYCFIIAGFLLTPVCSPTWMTNSDLLRYAGRHWSSVRKFLVSNELCAHAEQLPDGTLEQILRPYRTGGKGPR; encoded by the coding sequence TTGTTCGGCTTTCACCCTATTGATATTTTCTTTGCGCTGCTTGCCGTGTGGTTTACAGTACGCGGCTGTATGCGCGGGTTCGCCGGTGAATGTATATCTCTTGCCGGTTTTGTTCTCGCTTTTTTCCTGTCTTTCAAATATTCGGCTTCGCTTGCCTCTGTTTTCAGCAGTTCCGCCGGAATTAACGGCTGTGTCGCGCAGCTGCTTGCCGCGGTCTGTATATGGCTTGCGGTCGTGCTTCTGGCTGCCGTTTTGCGCCGTCTGATGAAGAGTATACTTTCCGCCGTCAAACTCGGCTTCCTGGATACGCTTCTCGGTGTATGCTCCGGCATTTTCAAATCGGTTGCAGTGTTGTACTGCTTTATAATAGCCGGTTTTCTGCTCACGCCTGTATGCAGTCCTACATGGATGACGAACAGTGATTTACTGCGCTATGCGGGAAGACACTGGAGCAGCGTGCGGAAGTTTCTTGTCAGCAACGAACTTTGCGCCCATGCCGAGCAGCTGCCTGACGGAACGCTTGAGCAGATTCTCCGCCCGTACCGTACCGGCGGCAAAGGTCCGCGCTAA
- a CDS encoding phenylalanine--tRNA ligase subunit beta, translating to MKLSLNWIKKYVDLPEDLTMEKLAYDLTMCTVEVEEAFDIGASLRGLCIGKILSVSPHPNADKLRICSVDLGDAEPNEIVCGGINLEPGMLVCVAKPGAWVVWHGEGEPVEIKPAKLRGVMSYGMICASDEVGLGDLFPATQHAEIIDLTAFGAKPGTPVAEALGLNDVIIDIDNKSMTNRPDLWGHYGMARELAAIYGRELKPLEEVELPSFSDGLEAKIENAALCPRYTGLVIKNVKSVESPFELKSLIWRVGMRPINLIVDITNYVMLATGQPTHGFDRSHISGAITVRCAKEGEKLQLLDDTVLDLTNQDLVIADDKAPVALAGIMGGKLDSILPETTEIIMEIANFNALSVRKTTQRFGIRTEASSRYEKGIDPQRVDSAVSVAVRMFKKYFPDCVLSGCADNYPAPLAPAKVSVDAGWLNRRLGSELKKGQVAETLSRLGFVTEEKEGCYEVTAPTWRSTGDISLPDDILEEIARLIGYENFDFVPPVITLDKAVNQRKFDTERVLREYLAFRCGMQEIFTYPWIEDMYVNAAGVDKDSMLRLSTPPSPEQANLRSTLVPGILMAVANNLRYFDEFKLFELTPVFFNRDYHSVNSEAEKLPTMERHVAGAFVGSDPRLMFREAKGIMEYMHRYVQVEQFSFAQAEKPVWAEDKLWLNVMADKDVIGCIGLVSQKAAKAAGIKRALAVIFELNVEKLQPLASRQNEFTHLPEYPLADFDLSVIFDEAVTWEQIRGFVEKVELVRGTQFVEEYRGKQVGEGKKSVTFRTWIGSDKGTLTSEQIETATKQIVNKLVKKLSGEVRDA from the coding sequence ATGAAACTTTCACTTAACTGGATAAAAAAATACGTTGATCTTCCCGAAGATCTCACGATGGAGAAGCTTGCCTACGACCTTACGATGTGTACGGTTGAGGTTGAGGAAGCGTTTGATATCGGCGCTTCGCTGAGAGGGCTCTGCATAGGCAAAATTCTTTCTGTCTCTCCGCACCCGAACGCCGATAAACTGCGTATCTGCAGTGTTGACCTCGGCGACGCGGAGCCGAATGAAATAGTCTGCGGCGGCATAAATCTTGAGCCGGGCATGCTCGTATGCGTTGCGAAGCCGGGCGCCTGGGTAGTGTGGCACGGCGAAGGCGAGCCTGTTGAAATCAAGCCTGCGAAGCTCAGGGGTGTAATGAGTTACGGCATGATCTGCGCGTCTGACGAGGTAGGTTTGGGAGACCTTTTCCCCGCGACGCAGCATGCTGAAATCATTGACCTCACCGCGTTCGGAGCGAAGCCGGGAACGCCTGTGGCGGAAGCTCTCGGCCTGAACGACGTTATTATTGACATTGACAACAAATCCATGACAAACCGCCCCGACCTTTGGGGACATTACGGAATGGCAAGGGAACTTGCCGCAATTTACGGCCGTGAACTGAAGCCGCTTGAGGAAGTCGAACTTCCTTCGTTTTCTGACGGGCTTGAGGCCAAAATTGAAAACGCGGCGCTCTGCCCGCGCTATACCGGACTTGTAATCAAGAACGTAAAGAGCGTTGAATCGCCGTTTGAACTGAAGAGCCTTATATGGCGTGTCGGTATGCGTCCGATAAATCTCATCGTTGACATCACGAATTACGTTATGCTTGCCACAGGTCAGCCTACGCACGGATTTGACCGCAGTCATATAAGCGGCGCAATAACAGTGCGCTGCGCAAAAGAGGGCGAAAAATTGCAGCTTCTTGACGACACGGTGCTTGACCTGACAAATCAGGACCTCGTTATTGCCGATGACAAAGCGCCTGTCGCCCTTGCGGGCATTATGGGCGGAAAACTTGATTCAATCCTGCCCGAAACTACTGAAATAATTATGGAAATCGCAAATTTCAACGCGCTTTCCGTCAGAAAAACGACACAGCGTTTCGGCATAAGAACCGAAGCTTCTTCGCGCTACGAAAAGGGTATTGACCCGCAGCGTGTTGACAGTGCGGTTTCAGTCGCTGTCCGTATGTTTAAAAAATATTTCCCTGACTGCGTGCTTTCAGGCTGCGCTGACAATTATCCGGCGCCTCTCGCACCGGCAAAGGTCAGCGTTGACGCCGGCTGGCTTAACAGAAGGCTCGGCAGCGAACTGAAAAAAGGTCAGGTAGCGGAAACGCTATCAAGACTCGGTTTCGTGACGGAAGAAAAAGAAGGCTGCTACGAGGTAACAGCGCCTACCTGGCGTTCAACAGGCGATATTTCGCTTCCTGACGATATTCTTGAAGAAATCGCGCGTCTTATAGGCTATGAAAACTTTGATTTCGTGCCGCCGGTGATTACGCTTGACAAGGCCGTAAATCAGAGAAAATTTGACACGGAAAGAGTCCTGCGCGAGTATCTGGCCTTCCGCTGCGGGATGCAGGAAATATTTACCTATCCCTGGATTGAAGATATGTACGTGAACGCTGCCGGAGTTGACAAGGACAGCATGCTCAGACTGTCAACGCCGCCGTCTCCTGAACAGGCAAATCTGCGTTCGACGCTTGTCCCCGGGATTCTTATGGCTGTTGCGAACAACCTGCGCTACTTTGACGAGTTTAAGCTGTTTGAGCTTACGCCTGTATTCTTCAACAGGGATTATCACAGCGTAAATTCAGAAGCAGAAAAGCTTCCGACGATGGAAAGACACGTCGCCGGAGCGTTTGTTGGCAGTGATCCGCGCCTTATGTTCCGCGAAGCAAAGGGAATTATGGAATACATGCACCGTTACGTTCAGGTGGAGCAGTTTTCGTTTGCGCAGGCAGAAAAGCCTGTGTGGGCGGAGGATAAGCTCTGGCTGAACGTCATGGCAGACAAAGACGTAATCGGCTGCATCGGACTTGTGTCGCAGAAAGCGGCGAAGGCTGCCGGAATCAAACGCGCTCTTGCCGTAATTTTTGAACTGAATGTTGAAAAACTGCAGCCTCTTGCATCGCGCCAGAACGAGTTTACTCATCTGCCGGAATATCCGCTTGCAGATTTTGACCTTTCCGTTATTTTTGACGAAGCCGTAACATGGGAGCAGATCCGCGGCTTCGTGGAAAAGGTTGAGCTTGTGCGCGGTACGCAGTTTGTTGAAGAATACCGCGGCAAGCAGGTCGGTGAAGGCAAAAAATCCGTAACGTTCCGTACCTGGATAGGCTCGGATAAAGGTACTTTGACTTCAGAGCAGATAGAAACCGCGACGAAACAAATTGTTAACAAACTTGTCAAAAAACTTTCCGGCGAAGTCCGGGATGCTTAA